A section of the Myxocyprinus asiaticus isolate MX2 ecotype Aquarium Trade chromosome 22, UBuf_Myxa_2, whole genome shotgun sequence genome encodes:
- the LOC127412570 gene encoding malignant T-cell-amplified sequence 1-like has product MFKKFDEKENVSNCIQLKTSVIKGIKNQLLDQFPNINEWLNQIMPKKDPVKIVRCHEHIEILMVNGELLFFRQRDGPFYPSLRLLHKFPFILPHQQVDKGAIKFVLSGANIMCPGLTSPGAKLYPAETDTVVAIMAEGKQHALSVGVMKMSAHDIEKVNKGIGIENVHYLNDGLWHMKTYK; this is encoded by the exons ATGTTTAAAAA ATTTGATGAAAAGGAGAATGTTTCAAACTGTATCCAACTGAAGACGTCTGTAATCAAAGGCATTAAGAACCAACTGTTAGATCAGTTTCCCAACATCAATGAATGGCTCAACCAGATCATGCCCAAAAAGGACCCTGTCAAAATTGTGAGATG TCATGAGCATATTGAAATTCTTATGGTAAATGGAGAGCTGCTCTTCTTCAGACAGAGAGATGGACCATTCTATCCCTCCCTCAGACTTCTACACAAAT TTCCCTTCATTCTCCCACACCAACAAGTAGATAAAGGAGCCATCAAATTTGTTTTGAGTGGAGCCAATATCATGTGCCCTGGCCTTACATCACCAGGAGCTAAACTCTACCCTGCTGAAACAGACACAGTAGTT GCCATAATGGCAGAAGGCAAGCAACATGCGCTCAGTGTGGGAGTCATGAAGATGTCAGCTCATGACAT AGAGAAAGTAAACAAGGGAATTGGAATCGAGAATGTTCACTATCTAAATGATGGACTATGGCATATGAAGACGTATAAGTAA